The Spirochaetota bacterium DNA window TCATGCGTTGTATATAATGAAACGTTTTACCAAAAATTTTACTATAAAGAGGTGATAGTATGTCAAAACCAATTGATCTGGAAGGAAGAGTTACTCATGATCCTATTTTACGAAAAACAAAAACCGGTAAATCTGTATGCATGTTTGCTATAGCAATGGATCATCCCGTAAAAGGAGAAGCCAAGCCCAAGCCTTCATTTATTGATATTGAAACTTGGGAAAAGCTGGCTGACCTTTGTGCTGAAAACATTAAAAAGGGGCGCATGATTCAGGCAACAGGCCGGTTAAAACAGGACAGATGGCAGGATGACACCGGTAAAACCCGTTCAAAGCTTAAGCTTGTATCATCGCAAGTAAAATTTATTGAATCATTA harbors:
- a CDS encoding single-stranded DNA-binding protein; the encoded protein is MSKPIDLEGRVTHDPILRKTKTGKSVCMFAIAMDHPVKGEAKPKPSFIDIETWEKLADLCAENIKKGRMIQATGRLKQDRWQDDTGKTRSKLKLVSSQVKFIESLNSKQPQEAESNS